In the Mytilus galloprovincialis chromosome 10, xbMytGall1.hap1.1, whole genome shotgun sequence genome, one interval contains:
- the LOC143048765 gene encoding uncharacterized protein LOC143048765 gives MSFDTGVPDFKAFDVTLMICLIRNLTSVNPPIKGYDSLSLQGETTPGSDLARIKWYRNILAHHDSNTMSTVDFNTAWTSVADAVSRLGGVPMNQECQELKVKILDQSNQEIMLEIKQSQEEMKELRRTMDIENSTIRENLRDLQDSHSTLQTEHSSTTKNLIGLKNSHRTLQNEHAKLTEILKDPIPWNIREQINEELENWKKDDKTFIETNGAKCVLKCIKENGCVVVTASSGSGKSSLVRHVALQMQNEGYEILPVSNPKEIIKWYNPIRKIVFVVDDFCGTYSLNPMKFENWKNLMDKIKALVEKKPVKLIMSCRLQVYKDRQMESLSFFQACECNLQSADMCLSKTEKQCIAEFYLKTNASDISDLYDMFDCFPLLCQLYSKNPKLNIVNFFTNPFTVYKEEIDKLQTEGAHVKYCALALCVMFNNQLKEEWLTEHVDENIKTIIKNTYEACKVLEGTSRLVLRDELDSLTHTYIRKDGEVYRTIHDKLFDFLAFYFGSVMIYCLIKNAHSRFIRERFSFERKSNNDELTIIVPTRYQQMYIHRMIDDWSRGKVVDVFCNIHMDDCIFRQQFLVHIKGLAISQQQQLASLYDIDNKSTPLTLCCFKGDIDFVKWCIHHCVSNVNHCRKTDKVSPLYISSAYGYTEVVHMLINNKADINTCNDKEVTPLHIACQEGHTEVVKMLINNKADINKCKDNEASPVYIACQKGYTEVVKMLINNKADINKCRDTGESPLNIACHEGHTEVVKVLINNQADINKCTNKEVSPLNIACQNGHTEVVQMLINNKADINKCDDTKVSPLYIACQNGHTEVVKMLINNTADINMCRDTGESPMYIACQNGHTEVVQMLINNTADINMCRDTGESPLYIACQNGHTEVVKMLINNTADINMCRDTGESPLYIACQNGHTEVVQMLINNTADINMCKDTGESPLYIACQEGQTEVIQMLINNKADINKCRDTDGVSPLYIACQNGHTEVVKMLINNKADINKCEDEEVSPLYIACQGGHTEVVQMLINNKAVVNKCKDEEVSPLYIACQDGHTEVVKMLKNNKTDINKCRNTGASPLYIACQVGHTEVVKMLINNKVDINECTYTGASPLYISCKEGHTEVVHILINNKADTNKFKYTGESPLIIACYQGHTEVVQMLINNQADINKCTNTGLSPIFIARYRGHADVVELLLKQNRL, from the exons ATGTCTTTTGATACAGGTGTACCTGATTTCAAAGCTTTTGATGTAACATTGATGATCTGTTTGATCAGAAACTTGACATCTGTCAATCCACCAATCAAGGGATATGACAGTCTATCACTACAAGGGGAGACAACTCCTGGGTCTGATCTTGCCAGGATTAAATGGTACAGAAATATATTAGCTCATCATGATAGTAACACTATGTCAACAGTTGATTTCAATACAGCATGGACAAGTGTAGCAGAT gCTGTAAGTCGATTGGGTGGTGTGCCAATGAATCAAGAGTGTCAAGAGCTAAAGGTGAAAATTTTAGATCAGTCTAACCAGGAAATTATGCTGGAAATCAAACAATCACAGGAAGAAATGAAGGAACTGAGACGAACAATGGATATTGAAAACTCAACCATCAGGGAAAATCTTAGAGATTTGCAAGATTCCCACAGTACATTGCAAACAGAACACTCAAGCACTACAAAAAATCTGATAGGTCTGAAGAATTCCCATAGAACTTTACAAAATGAACACGCAAAACTCACAGAgattttaaaagacccaataccCTGGAACATAAGAG AACAAATTAATGAGGAATtagaaaattggaaaaaagaTGACAAAACATTTATAGAAACAAACGGAgcaaaatgtgtattaaagtgcATTAAAGAAAATGGTTGTGTTGTTGTCACAGCAAGTTCTGGTAGTGGAAAATCATCATTGGTGCGTCACGTGGCTTTACAGATGCAAAATGAAGGGTATGAGATTTTACCAGTATCAAATCCTAAGGAAATCATCAAGTGGTACAATCCAATTAGAAAGATAGTGTTTGTAGTGGATGATTTTTGTGGAACATATAGTTTAAATCCAATGAAGTTTGAAAACTGGAAAAATTTGATGGACAAAATCAAAGCATTAGTAGAAAAGAAACCAGTGAAGTTAATTATGTCTTGTAGACTACAGGTTTATAAAGATAGGCAAATGGAATCATTGTCATTCTTTCAAGCATGTGAATGCAATCTTCAGTCTGCCGATATGTGTTTAtctaaaacagaaaaacaatgcATTGCTGAATTTTACCTGAAAACAAACGCTTCTGATATCAGTGATTTGTATGACATGTTTGACTGTTTTCCTCTTTTGTGTCAATTATACAGCAAAAATCCAAAACTGAACATTGTAAATTTCTTTACAAATCCATTTACAGTTTACAAAGAAGAGATAGATAAATTACAGACAGAGGGAGCACATGTCAAATACTGTGCACTTGCTCTATGTGTAATGTTTAATAATCAGTTGAAAGAAGAATGGCTTACTGAACATGTGGATGAAAacatcaaaacaattataaagaaCACGTATGAAGCTTGTAAAGTGTTGGAAGGAACGTCACGATTGGTTTTACGTGATGAGCTGGATTCACTTACACATACATATATCAGAAAGGATGGTGAAGTCTACAGAACTATACATGATAAACTGTTTGACTTTCTTGCTTTTTACTTTGGCAGTGTGatgatttattgtttaattaaaaatgcTCACAGTCGTTTTATTCGTGAACGGttttcatttgaaagaaaaagcAATAATGATGAATTGACAATTATTGTACCAACGAGATATCAGCAAATGTATATACACAGAATGATAGATGACTGGTCAAGAGGAAAGGTAGTGGATGTCTTCTGTAACATACATATGGACGATTGTATCTTCAGACAACAATTCCTAGTACATATAAAAGGCTTAGCAATATCACAACAACAACAATTGGCCAGTTTATATGACATTGATAACAAAAGTACTCCATTGACACTATGTTGTTTTAAAGgagatattgattttgttaaatgGTGTATACATCATTGTGTCAGTAATGTAAACCATTGTCGTAAAACTGATAAAGTATCACCTCTATACATATCATCTGCATATGGATATACTGAAGTAGTTCatatgttaataaacaataaggcagacataaaTACGTGTAATGATAAAGAAGTTACACCTCTGCACattgcttgtcaggaaggacatactgaagtagttaagatgttaataaacaataaggcagacattaataagtgtaagGATAACGAAGCATCACCtgtgtacattgcttgtcagaaaggatatactgaagtagttaagatgttaataaacaataaggcagacattaataagtgtagagatactggAGAATCACCTCTGAACATTGCTTGTCatgaaggacatactgaagtagttaagGTGTTAATAAACAAtcaggcagacattaataagtgtacaaataaagaagtatcacctctgaacattgcttgtcagaacggacatactgaagtagttcagatgttaataaacaataaggcagacattaataagtgtgatgATACAAAagtatcacctctgtacattgcttgtcagaatggacatactgaagtagttaagatgttaataaacaatacgGCAGACATTAATATGTGTAGAGATACTGGAGAATCACCtatgtacattgcttgtcagaatggacatactgaagtggttcagatgttaataaacaatacgGCAGACATTAATATGTGTAGAGATACTGGagaatcacctctgtacattgcttgtcagaatggacatactgaagtagttaagatgttaataaacaatacgGCAGACATTAATATGTGTAGAGATACTGGagaatcacctctgtacattgcttgtcagaatggacatactgaagtggttcagatgttaataaacaatacgGCAGACATTAATATGTGTAAAGATACTGGagaatcacctctgtacattgcttgtcaggaaggacaGACTGAAGTaattcagatgttaataaacaataaggcagacatcaataagtgtagagatactgacggagtatcacctctgtacattgcttgtcagaatggacatactgaagtagttaagatgttaataaacaataaggcagacattaataaatGTGAGGATGAAGAAGTATCACCTCTGTATATTGCTTGTCAGggaggacatactgaagtagttcagatgttaataaacaataaggcagtcGTTAATAAGTGTAAGGATGAAGAagtatcacctctgtacattgcttgtcaggaTGGACATACTGAAGTTGTTAAGATGTTAAAAAACAATAAgacagacattaataagtgtagaaatactggagcatcacctctgtacattgcttgtcaggtaggacatactgaagtagttaaaatgttaataaacaataaggtaGACATTAATGAGTGTACATATACtggagcatcacctctgtacatttcTTGTaaggaaggacatactgaagtagttcatatcttaataaacaataaggcagacactAATAAGTTTAAATATACTGGAGAGTCACCTCTGATCATTGCTTGTTACCAAGGCCATACGGaggtagttcagatgttaataaacaatcaGGCAGACATCAATAAGTGTACAAATACAGGATTATCCCCCATATTTATAGCACGTTATCGAGGTCATGCCGATGTTGTTGAattgttattaaaacaaaacagattGTAA